A genomic window from Caldicellulosiruptor kronotskyensis 2002 includes:
- a CDS encoding BREX system ATP-binding domain-containing protein: MMREDTTFKKLRVIESLRFGLVPEYYIDQLTIGFDQIKDVTEKILRKCESFLPVGFQVCGEYGCGKSHTLSVMRYIARKEGFFTFKVEVDGEGISLSNPSKLLNILFLSIQDNDIYSDYPLVSLFLKALLLKNGSFEKLKRFETIQKYLNVITALAEVGLLDEYSYFIESLLTCSDEVSATDVNEMLSSALRYSGYSNLKLKTLISRKVDERYFNFIEALAGIATLVVAAGYKGLMVTIDEYEVERIKNPSNYKMVQDMLYVIGRYLSGGLNIPRAPLCIIFSAINQGGEKGDPDITRYISKTPENMFEVTKWSESQKIELLKKLHVLYCETYQLWSEFSLSTGENLTKLIESKLPNSESRQIRSIIKWYLTLLDLQYGPPGIRR, from the coding sequence ATGATGAGAGAAGATACCACATTTAAAAAATTAAGGGTTATAGAATCACTTAGATTTGGATTGGTGCCAGAGTATTACATAGACCAGCTTACAATAGGTTTTGATCAGATCAAAGATGTTACAGAAAAGATACTGAGAAAATGCGAGTCTTTTTTGCCTGTTGGATTTCAAGTTTGTGGAGAATATGGCTGTGGAAAAAGTCACACCCTATCTGTTATGAGATATATAGCACGAAAAGAAGGGTTTTTTACATTTAAAGTGGAAGTTGATGGAGAAGGCATAAGCCTTTCTAATCCATCAAAACTATTGAACATATTATTTTTAAGTATTCAAGACAATGATATATATTCAGACTACCCGTTAGTAAGTCTTTTTTTAAAGGCATTGCTATTGAAAAACGGCAGCTTTGAAAAACTAAAAAGATTTGAAACAATCCAAAAATACCTAAATGTTATAACAGCTTTAGCTGAGGTGGGTTTATTAGATGAATATTCTTATTTTATAGAATCACTTCTTACATGCAGTGATGAGGTAAGTGCAACTGATGTAAATGAAATGCTATCAAGTGCTTTGAGATATTCTGGATATTCAAATTTAAAACTGAAAACTCTTATTAGTAGAAAAGTAGATGAACGATATTTTAATTTTATTGAGGCATTAGCAGGGATTGCCACTTTAGTAGTTGCTGCAGGTTATAAAGGCCTTATGGTTACAATAGACGAGTATGAGGTGGAAAGAATAAAAAATCCAAGCAATTATAAAATGGTTCAAGACATGTTGTACGTAATTGGACGATATTTAAGTGGCGGGTTGAATATTCCAAGAGCTCCACTTTGTATAATATTTTCAGCAATAAATCAAGGTGGCGAAAAGGGTGATCCAGACATCACAAGATATATTTCAAAAACACCTGAAAATATGTTTGAGGTGACAAAGTGGAGTGAATCTCAAAAAATAGAGCTTTTAAAAAAGCTGCATGTCCTTTACTGTGAGACTTATCAATTGTGGTCTGAGTTTAGCTTAAGCACAGGAGAAAATCTAACAAAACTCATAGAAAGTAAACTTCCTAACAGTGAGAGCAGGCAGATTCGTTCGATTATAAAATGGTATTTGACACTACTGGATTTGCAGTATGGACCACCAGGCATAAGAAGGTGA